acaaaatttccatattaaatatatgtactcAAGCTCCTCAAGACTCCTCTGTACGGCTTGAAACAAGTCAACCATCTTACTCAGATCAACTTAGGCCCCAAACTAAGCACAGGATATATTAAGCGGCGTATATAGACAAATACATACCTTCTTAtatccatagaaaacatccatgactcaggacaaATGTCTGTACTTAACACACAAAAGCCCTTACCGGGATACGAATCCAAGGGAAGCTTCAAAGGCagggcatagagaaataagaagtacacaGAGTGCTCACTACATAtctacatcagttttggtaccaaaacgcttattattttcgcagtcgacatctgcatcgagtagcggaactctcagtactgctactcgactatagatatcgcggcaaacaaaaagtctaatgcccaacgattttcagctaatattataactagagtaagcgtaggagttgaaaatagagttccggttactctggttataatattagcggaaaatcgttgagcattagactttttgtttgccgcgatatctattgtcgagtagcagtactgagagttccgctactcgatgcagatgtcgactgcgaaaataataagcattttggtaccaaaactgatgtatgaactgagcactctattactacttatttctctatgatgtTACATAAATGTTCTATCGTCATCGCCAGGGTGTTCatcaatttcatcatcatcCTCACACGCTAGGatctaaatggtcgcgcactgtacagtttaaaataaatttcctCCCGCACGAGGACTAGGGGGCCTACACACTGTTCACACCCTTGCCGACTTATCTATTATctcattattatatatatatttattaattaaaacgaccggtttggcctagtggttagtgaccctgcctacgaagctgatggtcccgggttcaaatcctggtaagggcatttattcgtgtgatgagcatgggtatttgttgctgagtcatgggtgttttctatgtatttaagtatttataaatatttatatattatatatatcgttgtctaagtaccctcaacacaagctttattgagcttactgtgggacttagtcaatttgtgtaataatgtcctataatatttatttatttatttaaaacatgtaacacacacataatttaatttatttttatgtacatcTTTCTATTTAATGTACATCTGTTGTgacctgggttccggcagaaaaccagtgctttactcgaaagagtgaagagtatcactgagctgtgacccttttgtcctgctgcaacgcacacagtatgtaggtaggtacttttattttattttattgtttattaattattcctattttgttgtctcaattttcatttgtgccatttttattttgttcctgtaataatttgtgttctatatgatgatttaaactttatattgggtgtttttgcagctgtctaataaatgatttatctatctatctatcagaTGCCCCGGCTGTGGAATGTGCTCCCTGCCGAAAATTTCCTCAGGAGCTACAAGTACCTATATGTTTCTTCataaaaggagtgtacaggatTTTAAAGTGTTGGCAACGCGGATGTAACACccctgtagttgcaggcgtccataggcggtgactgcttaccatcaggcttgtttgccaccgatgtggtattgaaaaaaaactaactttatcttcttgagcttacatgtaataaataaatcaaataatatgttttaaaaacgTATAATACCCACGATTACAATACATGCTGttgtatatgtaggtaggttTAGAATGCATGTACTGAGGGTAGGCTTGGTGGAAATAAATCAGTTCTCTTTGAGTTAGCATATGGATTGTTTCATTGTACTTTTCCTAAACATTACATGGTGTCAGGTGTGGTTATTCGTGTTAGATCCTTCAAAAGACTGTAACAGTTAATTAGTGGAGATGAGTGACAGTGAAAGTAAAAGTGATAAGACGGCGCGTAAGCCAGGTGCGGCCGCGAGCGGTACAGCGTACACGGCGGTTCAACAACCACCCGCCATGTTGGGTACGGGAAACCTCGCTGATAACTGGCGGGACTGGAAACAAACGTTCGATTGGTACCTAATCGCATCAGGCCGAGAGAAGTCCTCAAGTCGTGAAAAATGTGCCCTATTACTTCATGTGATAGGGAAAACTGGCCGTGACCTATATGAAGAATTTGATATTAGTTCAAGCGAACAAAGTAATTATGAGGCGTTATGTAAAAAGTTCGCTGACCGCTGTGACCCACAGAAAAATGTTAATTTCGAACGGCACTTATTTTTTGAGACATATCAAACGAGTGAAGATTTTGAAAAGTACTTAGCGTCACTTCGTGTGAAAAGTAAAACGTGTGAGTTTGGAACATTGAGGGAAAGTTTAATTCTAACTCAAGTAATCCGGGGAATTAAAGATGGTCAATTAAGAGAGAGAATGTTAAGAAAGCGGGATTTAAAATTGGAAGATGCAACGGCTTGGTGTCGCGCAGCAGAATTAGCGAGTGAGCAGGCGGGTGCAGTGCGGGGCGGAGCGAGCGCGGAATCGACACGGGGAGGTACAAGCGCACCGCTCGCCGACGTCGAGCAAGTTCGCGTGCGCCCTCACCGCCGCGCGCCGACGCCGACGCCGACCACATCTCGCGCCGTTGCAACAGGTGTGCCGATAACGCGACGATCGCAACAACAGTACCGTGGCGGGACTGGCTCTAAATTTAAATGTTCAAACTGCGACTACGTACATGAACGTGATCAGTGTCCCGCGTACAAGGTGAAATGCTTCAGATGTGATCGGGTCGGACATTTTATGAGGTGTTGCCGAAGTAATTATGTGCGGGAAGTGTATAATGTTACAGACGAGATAAGTGATTGCGAGGAACTGATAATACAGGGAGTGGAGATTTTGTCGGTCGACAGCAAGGGGTGGTTCGAGAGTGTGGCGGTGAACGGAGTTCCTGTGACGTTTAAGCTGGACAGTGGTGCGGACGCCTGCGTCATGTCGCGCGACAGCTTCAGGGCGGCAGGCTACAGTGAGGACATTTTGAGCAATGCTGGTACGATATTGCGTGAGGTTAGTAGGAACGTTTTACCTGTGGTGGGATATTTTATAGCTGAATTGTCGCATCATAACAGTGAGAAAAAATGCAAAGGCAAAATTTACGTGCTAAACGTTAactgtaataatttattgtcaCGAGATTTATGCAATGAATTAAATCTAATTAAGAGAGTAAACGAGATTTCCAATAATAGTAACTGCAATGatttagtaagtaaatataaaactgtGTTTCAGGGGATTGGTCGTTTACCGGGTGTACACAAATTAACTGTGGACGAGTCAGTTCCTCCGGTCGTAAGATCATCAaggaaaatacctattaaattaAGGCCACGATTGCGAGAGGAGCTGGACCGTCTACACGAGCTAGGCATTATAGAGCCAGTGGATGAACCTACCGACTGGGTGTCGAGTATTGTTCTTGTTGAGAAACCGGATGGCAAGTTGCGATTGTGTATAGATCCTCAAAATTTGAATAAGGCAATCAAACGTAGTCACTTTCAACTTCCCACACTAGACGAGGTTACAGCAAATCTGTCGGGcgctaaatatttttcacatttagaTGCTAACAAGGGTTTTTACATGATCGTTCTTGATGATTATAGTTCAAAACTGTGCACTTTTGCCACACCATTTGGGAGATGGAAATTTTTACGTTTACCTTTTGGCATCTGTTCCGCATCGGAGGTATTCCATAATGCAATGGTTAAGATATTTTCTATGGAGGGAGTGGAATGCTTCATCGACGATTTGCTCGTGTACGGGAGAACAAAAGAAGAGCATGATTCGAGGTTGGAGGCCGTGCTACAGCGCGCGTTGGACAACGGAGTGAggtttaataaagaaaaatgtgttttgGGCGTAGAAGAAGTGAAATATCTAGGTCACGTGTTTGACTCTAAGGGCATGCGCCCCGACGGCGACCGAGTGAAGGCTATCAGGGACATGCCTCCTCCCAGTTGCAGGAAGGATTTGGAGAGGTTCCTCGGGATGACGAATTACGTGTCGAGATTCTTGCCAAACTATGCTGAACTGGTAGAACCATTGAGAGGACTGCTAAAGAGAGACAGCGAATTTCAGTGGTATGAAATTCATACCAGCGCATttgaaagagtaaaaaaatgtttaatggaGGCGCCGACGCTACGATATTATGACCCCGGGGAGGCGGTGGTGGTGTCAGTAGATGCTAGTTCGCGGGGGCTGGGCGCGTGCTTGCTGCAGAGTGGGCGGCCGGTCGCCTTTGCCGCCCGCACGCTCACGCCTGCCGAAACGCGTTGGGCACAGATTGAAAAAGAATTGTTGGCGATTCTGTTTGGCTGCCAGAAATTCCATCAATTTATTTATGGCCATAAAAGTGTATTAGTGGAAAGCGATCATAAACCTTTAGAGGCTATATTCAGAAAGGCACTCAATGATACGCCTGTACGACTACAGAGAATGTTACTGAGACTACAAAAGTACTCTATAGAGATAAAATACGTTCCCGGGAGACTAATGTATGTCGCCGACACGC
The DNA window shown above is from Cydia pomonella isolate Wapato2018A chromosome 28, ilCydPomo1, whole genome shotgun sequence and carries:
- the LOC133532879 gene encoding uncharacterized protein K02A2.6-like, which produces MSDSESKSDKTARKPGAAASGTAYTAVQQPPAMLAELASEQAGAVRGGASAESTRGGTSAPLADVEQVRVRPHRRAPTPTPTTSRAVATDEISDCEELIIQGVEILSVDSKGWFESVAVNGVPVTFKLDSGADACVMSRDSFRAAGYSEDILSNAGTILREGIGRLPGVHKLTVDESVPPVVRSSRKIPIKLRPRLREELDRLHELGIIEPVDEPTDWVSSIVLVEKPDGKLRLCIDPQNLNKAIKRSHFQLPTLDEVTANLSGAKYFSHLDANKGFYMIVLDDYSSKLCTFATPFGRWKFLRLPFGICSASEVFHNAMVKIFSMEGVECFIDDLLVYGRTKEEHDSRLEAVLQRALDNGVRFNKEKCVLGVEEVKYLGHVFDSKGMRPDGDRVKAIRDMPPPSCRKDLERFLGMTNYVSRFLPNYAELVEPLRGLLKRDSEFQWYEIHTSAFERVKKCLMEAPTLRYYDPGEAVVVSVDASSRGLGACLLQSGRPVAFAARTLTPAETRWAQIEKELLAILFGCQKFHQFIYGHKSVLVESDHKPLEAIFRKALNDTPVRLQRMLLRLQKYSIEIKYVPGRLMYVADTLSRAPTDDACDEQTGSDIDVHVNALYDSVNFSSDKLKKIKEETDKEPGLGNVRQYCLKGWPHTKNILESEAKPYWGIKEELHVIKGIVFRGNRVVIPTSLRKEMLHRIHEGHLGIEKCKYRARDVMWWPGMSAQVEALVAACATCAERRAAQPREPMRSHQVPGKPWEVLATDLFEFRNKHYILVVDYYSKYVEVVSLSDIRSETIIIQLKSIFARHGIPKKLVSDNGRQFTSAVFQSFVEKWEFEHVTSSPYYSRSNGLAERNVQTVKKLMEKAQSDGTDPYLALLNFRNTPVSGESYSPAQLLMARRLNTRLPVSEQLLAPKYECGNQTLAVKHDGCQHESKVKRLNHVPTGYARRMAHDTAETDNTFYHNHNMIKRLSKTRITDVGGKIAKLKWDWVGHVCRMHPQRWAK